A single Oleidesulfovibrio alaskensis DSM 16109 DNA region contains:
- a CDS encoding M20 metallopeptidase family protein has translation MQHPVHESTIAAQTAAILPQVISWRHDLHRIPEPGQAEEKTARYVSACLESLGITHSTGIAGHGICGIIDTGRPGPTVLLRADMDALPVTELADVPFRSAHDGFMHACGHDCHMAMLLGAAGILRHLADEPHSGMCGAVKLIFQPAEEYPGGAKPMIEAGVMQNPAVDYCLGAHVWPTLPEGTVSACSGPVMAAMDRFDITIRGRGGHAAKPHHCVDALETATQVVSAMQRIISRKVDPLKPALLTVGQFNAGTAFNVIPGEAFISGTLRTFDADIRKQWEPLLRQVTQGVCSSMGATADILFSPGYPAVVNNATVTDIVRQAAAHTDGVTCPDRHEQSMGGEDMAYFLQRAPGCFFFIGSGFEGCAPAHNAHFQVHDHILAHGIEIFCRATLRLLLDKPAATA, from the coding sequence ATGCAACACCCCGTACATGAAAGCACCATAGCCGCACAGACTGCCGCCATACTGCCACAGGTCATCAGCTGGCGGCACGACCTGCACCGCATACCCGAACCCGGGCAGGCCGAAGAAAAAACCGCCCGCTATGTTTCCGCCTGCCTCGAATCTCTGGGCATAACGCACAGCACGGGCATTGCCGGTCACGGCATCTGCGGCATCATCGACACCGGACGGCCCGGTCCCACCGTGCTGCTGCGCGCGGACATGGATGCGCTGCCGGTGACAGAACTGGCCGATGTGCCGTTCAGGTCCGCCCATGACGGCTTCATGCATGCCTGCGGTCACGACTGCCATATGGCCATGCTGCTCGGGGCGGCGGGCATATTGCGGCACCTGGCGGACGAGCCGCACAGCGGCATGTGCGGTGCCGTCAAGCTGATCTTTCAGCCTGCCGAAGAATACCCCGGCGGAGCAAAGCCCATGATTGAAGCCGGTGTGATGCAAAATCCCGCCGTGGATTACTGTCTGGGGGCGCATGTATGGCCCACGCTGCCCGAAGGCACAGTATCGGCCTGCTCCGGTCCGGTTATGGCCGCCATGGACAGGTTTGACATAACCATCAGAGGCCGCGGAGGCCACGCCGCCAAACCGCACCATTGCGTGGATGCACTTGAAACCGCCACGCAGGTTGTTTCGGCCATGCAGCGCATCATCAGCCGCAAGGTCGACCCGCTCAAACCCGCGCTGCTCACCGTAGGGCAGTTCAATGCGGGAACCGCATTCAACGTCATTCCCGGCGAAGCCTTTATCAGCGGCACGCTGCGCACTTTCGATGCGGACATCCGCAAACAGTGGGAACCGCTGCTGCGGCAGGTCACGCAAGGTGTGTGCAGCTCCATGGGCGCCACCGCAGATATACTGTTCAGCCCCGGCTACCCTGCCGTGGTCAACAACGCAACAGTGACGGACATAGTCCGTCAGGCTGCCGCGCATACAGACGGGGTCACCTGTCCGGACCGCCATGAGCAGAGCATGGGCGGCGAAGATATGGCGTATTTTCTGCAACGCGCTCCGGGGTGCTTTTTCTTCATCGGCAGCGGCTTTGAAGGCTGCGCTCCGGCCCATAACGCACATTTTCAGGTGCACGACCACATACTGGCCCACGGTATCGAAATTTTCTGCCGGGCCACATTGCGGCTGCTGCTGGACAAACCGGCAGCCACAGCCTGA